The Halichoerus grypus chromosome 14, mHalGry1.hap1.1, whole genome shotgun sequence genomic interval TTACCAGCCAGGCGGTTGTTGACTAAGTTGTGTTTTTTCCAAAGCCAGAGAATCGCTTGGTCTGCGGTTTTCACGGAATCCATGGATTCTTTAGCCATTTCCTCAAAATGCTCGCCGCACTCCTTACAGCTGAAGAAGGTGTGAATGTACCTCCTGATGGTCTGCAGCAGCGCCTGGGGGTCGTCCTCCAAGCCTGCAGAGCGACAGGGACAGACAGCGTCAGCACCGTGGGAGCCTGGCCGAGGGCCCTAGGGCTGGCGCTCGTGTCGGGAGCCAGGAACGGGCCGGGTGCTTGACCCCGCACACGCGGGACAGCCTGCTGGTCTGCATGGgaaggacacagggagaaagcaGCCCCTCCCAGACGCCCACTGCATCCAGAAGGGGCAGCACTGTGTCCCCGGAGAGCACACCCATCGCCCACGTCCGGGCGCAGCACGCACTCCAGGGTGTGCACAAATACCTGGGAAAAACAGCCAGAAGCAGCGAGACACCAGGGCTCCTTCCAGGAACGAGAGGGCAGCAGGCCGGCGAGGACCTACCTCCTCTAGAGAGGTTAACCCTCTCCATGAGCGGCAACTCTGGCATCGCCCAGCCATGCGGACCGTGTGCCCCGTATGCGGGCACACGTACCACCAGGACACGCGGTCTGCGTAAACACACTGTGAATGCGGAGAACACGATCCTTCGAGGAAACAGCCCCCAACAGCAGAAGGAAGCAGCCACCATCTCACTAAATGAGGACCCCTGAGAACAGCAAAAGGGGGGGCCGGGCATGGGGCTGGTGCCGGCGGCTCCCTTCAGACAGCTGATGCGGGGGATTGAGCCAACAAGCGAGAGACGGTGAGATTAAAGCAGATTAAATGTCAGCATTAAAAGAAACGCagcaaaataattggaaaaaaaagacatgcttTTGAGACTGAATCCGTCTTATCAAGAGCAGGCCCTCGCGGGCGATCTCTTTCTTCGCCGCTAGCTGCGGTTCCGCTTATGGAGGGCCAGGGCCCCGCATCTGTCATTGACCTTGGCGGGCCTCACCGGGGTTGGCAGAAGCCCCAGCTGAGCGGACGGCCACCGTCGCCTCAGCTCGGCGCATCTCTGAGGGCGGCGGGCAGCGCGGGTCTGCGCACGCAGTGAGGACACGCGGCCGGCCGGCCCTCCCgaggctccctgccctcccctccccaccaccagctGCCACGCATCCCTGGGTAATCCTCCTTGTCTCTCCCCACCAAACTGCTGCAGCCCGGCCACCCTAATCTTTAGAGTGGACAAGAACAATAAACCCCTACCTGTGGGGGATTAGAGGATGCGGCAGCTTTTTAGTCGATGGGGTTTAAACACGCACTAAGGAGAGGAAAAACCTTCCAAGACCTAATCCAGTAGTGTCCATGTGACCCAGTTCTCTGGGCATGAGACGCACTCCTCGGATATGGCTCCAGCCTGTGCCCCAGAGATCTTCCTGACGGCGTGCTCTGAGCCCCTGCAGGGCCCCCTGACCGGCCCCTCAGCGGAGcgcaccccccacctccccccacaaGGTCCCCAAGACATGGACATTCACGTCACCCTGAGGAGAGCCGGGGTGGTAAAGATTTCCAGAGACGGCACGTGCCCCCTGCAGCGTGACTTTGCTGATTCTCCCAGCGCCAGGCCGACACTGTCCCCACCATGGATCCGGGGCGGGCAAGGCCCATTTGACCAATAGGCCGAGACACAAGATGCCGTGTGCCAGCTGGCTCTGCCTCAAGGTCCCTCCTGAGCGTGGGGCTGTGGGGAGCTGGGCTCACCCCGCAGGCTTCCTGCCTCCTGGGTCTCCCGGCGGGGTCGCCTGCACTGAATCCTGAGCGCATAAAACCGGGTCTTTCAAGCCCCAgcgtttggtttggtttgttacGTAGCAAGAGATACTGCCGATTTCTGTCTTACTAGAAAGGATTTTGGGGACTGTGGGAGTCCCTGCCTTTACTCAGTAGAATCATCCCTGCAGCTGCCCACTTGAAGTGGCAACTAAAAGGCAGgcggccagggcgcctgggtggctcagtcgttaagcgactgccttcggctcaggtcatgatcccagggtcccgggaccgagccccgcatcgggctccctgctcagcgggaagcctgcttctccctctgcctctgcccctccccctgcttgtgcgtgctctctctctctgtgtatcaaataaaaaaataaaatctttaaaaataaattaaaaaataaataaaaggtaggCGATCCACCCCTGTCGGCCAGAGGCCATCTTCACAGGGGAAGTGCACGTACAACAGAGTCGGAAATGTATAAACACCCAGAACGGCTTTCGCGGCTTGTGTAGGACACAAAACATGACAATTCTGGTTTAGTGATTTCCTGATAATTAAAACTATTAAAGCCAACTTAATCTTTTGTAGCTTTTAACCTCTTGCGCAGGCGGACTCTGTGATGGCCCAGGTCGCAGCTCCGGCTAGCTCGGCTGgctcggcccctcccccagcaggccGGGCTGGCGCGCACGTCACTTCAGCAGAAGTGACGGGCACCACGCCAAGGACACACCCACGGTGAGGAGTGAGAGTGCCACTGGCCCACAGCCAGCAAGGCCGCGAACCCTGCCGCCACCCCACGAGTGGTCAGGGGAGGGGGCTCTTCCCAGTGCAGACTTCCGATGAGACCCCAGCCTCGGCCGACACTGGGCCCGCAGGCTCGTGAGAGACCAGCAGCCGGGGACCCCGGTCCAGCCCCATCTGAGTCCCGGGCCCACAGACACTCTGAGAGAAAGCTAAGCTGTAGGGTTACTCGTTTTGCAACAACAGGTAACAGATATCTCCAAATATGCTTCACTTGTGCTCAGCTTTTGAAATAAAGAGGAACTCCTCGAGAGTGTGCCCTCGTTCTGTGACTCCGTCCCTGCAGGTCAGCCGCGCACAGGCTGGTGAGCTCCGAAGCTCCTAGCACCGTGTAAGAAAGATGCTCCCCTCCATGCTCCTTAGCCCGGGCCCCCCAGGTGACATGTCCCCTCCCACACAGCTGCTCACGACACCTGGCAGGCCCCAGCACGGTGAACATGGCAGGTGGGCTTGGCGTGTGCGGGGACAGTTTACCTGTGCCGTCCAGTGCCTCTGGATGGGTCCCAGCTTCAACGGTCAACGTGTGGAACAATTTCCAGAGAGAACATGTGTAACCCCTGAACTCTGGTCGGCTTCCTTGACATCCAACCCACTTTATATGATTAATAAGGAATATTCCAGAAATCtgggggggaggtgagggagagaataaaagataattgaattgttaaaattaaaatagttgatGAATGTTCTCTATCTGGACTGGTTGCTGGTTACACAgtgtacatttatcaaaactttgTCAACTGCACATCTTACTGCGTGTGTATGTAAATTCAATACCAAACAAATGAGAGAGCGGAGTCTCTATCTTACTAAAGGAGTTCTCAAAATAGGGGGACGTGGCCCGCgctttcctctccccctgcccagggAGGGAAGGGTTTGTGTGTATCTGGATAAACGAGAGCTTTATTAAAGCATCAAGGATACCCCGGCCTCGTGCATTAGGGTCACTTAAACCAATCCCACTGGGGAAGAGTGAGAGTGAAAAAGCTCAACGGCCCAGCGATTCTCAGCTGCAGCAGGCGCAGATGGCGACGGCATTGGTGGTGAGCTGAGGCCCCGACTGCCCAGGAGCCACGTGCCTGCAGCCAAGCAGGTGCCTCCAACCAAGCCCACGCCCATGCCCTGCGTCTCCCCGCAGGTGGCCAGCACAGGGCTTGTCCACGGGGCCTGAAGTGCGTGGCTCCCAAAGACGTGCACGCAAACCCTGTACCTGAGGAGCCTGTGCTGGCCTCCAGCTTGGGGGGCGGTCAGGGGAGGTCAAGGTAAGCGCCCAGCATGTGTCTCTGTGCTGCTGGGACGACGCGCCTGTCGGAGCGCCCGATGTGTGCCTGATACGTGCCCGCGCGTGGGGGCTTGCACGCCGCCCACAAAAGCGTCCTGACCAGGAGGACGCCAAGAGCttgggcaggaggaaggagaccTGGCCTGGGGGGCCTCCGGCAGGGCCTCCATGCTTCTCATCGAGCACACAGTTTTATTAGCCTTTTTGGTGTAAGATTTGTGAGTTTACTACAAATTTAAGTAACACAAACGCCCGCGTGCCGCCCCGCCCGCTCCGTGTCACGGCACGCCTCCCGTGGCCTTGGCAGACGGGGATGGTGGAAACCACGGGGCGCAGCGCGGAGGGACACGGGCAGCTCCGCGCACGAGGTGCGTGCGGTGACGGTAGGCCGGGGCAAGTCCCCGAGCAGGAGGGAAAGCAGGAGGGCTACCAAGGACACGAAGAGCGGcgcgcggggggtggggggcaggctcaCCCGCATCTTGTTGTTGACCAGGTCGAGGACGGCGTTGTAGGGGATCCTGTCCAGGGGAAGGTTGGCCAGCCACTCCTGCAGCGTCTCCAGCAGCTTCCTGACCGGTGCCCGGCCGGGGAACAGCTAAGCAAGGAAGGACCCACGCTTGGAGACCGTTCGGGGAAATGCCACCCACGGCAGAGCCGTCCCTGGGGACCTGGGCCAGGTGGGGTCTGCCTGACACGGACCTACCGGGTCAGGGTGGGAGAGGCCCCAGGGTCTCCCTGGTACTGGGGGGGGTCTGTCCAGAGCAGAGTAGGGGGACGGGAGGGGCTGCACAGGCCCCCGGCGCGCACGGCCTCCCGCACCTCAGCCACCGGCTCGGCGCCCAGCCAGGGGCGGCTTCCCAGTGACAGACGGCACGGCCCCGATGTGCCTTATTCATCACATTGTCAAGGGCCCTGCGGTCCTTTCTGAGAGCACCGCCTACTTAGCTATTCGGCGCCCCGAGGTAACGCACGCCCACCCCGCCTACTGCACTCAGCgcgccccccgcctccccctctGCGGTCTGACTGCACAGCTCTGAGGAGCAGGCGCATCCCACCGAGGCTTTTGTGCAGAAGTGTGCAATCTGCTGGTTAACTGAACGTCTGTGCCGGCCACGCAGCTGCGGCCCCTCGCAGCCCGGAGAAGCACCGGCTCGGCAACGCGGGGGGCGCGGCCCTCTCCACGGGACTTGTCCTCGATGCCGCCCAGAGCTCAGAAACCGGAGCGGACGGCTGCTGTGGCGGGGACAGCACAGCTCGACGCCGTAGGACCCCGCGTCCCGACGGGCCAGCACCCAGCTTCCAGCTTCAGCCAAGCTGTACAAAAACCGCCAAGAATAATTTACGGTCATCTCGACCTACAGAGCTCCACGCCTAGCTGCGGCAGAGGACGAGGAGGAGCCGAGCGCGGAGAGCGCGTCTCTGATTCActgaaggcagaggagggaggactGCGGGGCTCTGAGCTGCGACCCGCACAACGGGCACACACCGGTCTACACAACCCCCTTTCTTCATTGGAAACCTATCACGTGACTCATTACTCCGAGTTCggcctccttccttccatttcaaaAGTCATAGGACACGAGTGTACAACGTACTATTGAAATGTGGAACAGGAATCACCGTATCAAGCCCCTTACCTGACGTAAGGgaagttacttatttttaaagattttatttttaagtcatctctacgcccaatgcggggctcgaacccacaaccccaagatcaagagccccaGGCTCcaccgacagagccagccaggcgccccaagagaagtTCTGTAGAACAAAGCTTATCTCAGAGACAACAGACATGGCTGTGGTGGCAGATGCAGGGGCAAAGGGCTCTGTCCTCAGGCCACTGTGACCGCAATCTTCCCCGAGGTGAGAGTGCAGAGGggccccaggcaccccctgggaAGAGGGATGAcctcctgcttctgctgctcTGGCCAAAGGAAATAGTGAGCCTTGGATTCTTGGCCCCAGAGCTCAGAGTTTCTGGCAGAAAGGTAACCCGACAGCCCATCTCCCGACTGAGGCTGACCCGCAAGCCACCACCGCTCTGCCCACCAGGCACACTGCACAGGGCTGGCTGCTGGGTGGCCTCCTCCCCCTCCGGCCGTGACCCCCTTTTGGACGTCAcggtcccagccctgccctgacACCTTGTCCGGTCAGCCGGCAAGCAATGACTTGTGCTCTGCCATCCCCGGGCTCAGAATTGGGTGGGCGCCCGACAGGCACGTGGTGAGCAGGGACAAAGGCCAGCGTGGGCCTGTGCCACTGGGGACAGAGTGGTCATCCAACTGAGGTCGGCTCCGTTCCCCGCAGATCCCCCAGGGCGGCCTCCTGGGCCCCCCGCGGCGCACCTTGGCGAGGACAGTGACGAAGTCCTTGAGCGTGCGCAGCTCGGCCCCCGCCAGGGACTTGTGGGCGGCCAGCTCCACCCTCAGGAGGTAATGCAGCCCCGACTCCAGGTCCGCAGTGTAGAGTTTCGACCTGAGAGCAAAGACCGTGAAGTCTGGTGAGAACAGCTTCGTTGTGAACGTTCCCTTTCCTCGCACCCACCCCGAGGGAACACCACTCCCCACAGGACGACACCGACAATTCCCCAGCAGCCGACAAGTGTGTGTCTGAGTGAATCCCACCGCCACGGGGCCGCGCACACACCCGCGCATGCAGCCACGCCCCGGCCAGCGCAGGGCCGAAAGGAATACCTGCCTGTCAAATTCTCTCCAAACCACGATTTCgggattttcttctttgttgggTTTTTCAGGCAACGAAAGCAATTTTTTCCTCACATCCGGCAACGACttcaaataagaggaaaaaaacgATCGGAGGGGCTTCCCGCTGCGAGAAAGGGGGCCAGGTGTGGACGCAGGCCAGGGCGCCTCCGGGGGCCTGGCCCCCCCCGCGGGTGTCTGAGCCCATGCCAGGCACCCAGGCGAGAACACTGAGGGGGCTTGTccgggcccccagccctcccattCTTCGGCACTGGCTGCAGGTGCTGCGGGTGGGCGGGCGGGACACTGGCGGCGCAAGGACCCGAGGTACAGCGCAGTGAGTACCAGGAACAGGGTTCCTCCGACTAGGGTCCTCGGCCAGCCCGGCAGCCTCTGCCGGCTCGAGCGGGGCGTCGGCAGGCGCGTCGGGGGCTGGGGGGCCCTGGACTGGCTGGGGAGGAGCGCGCACTCTGAGGGTGTGTGAAGGCCATTACTGGGCACCTCCAAAGGAGTTCGGGGGTCATCAACAACATCCGGGGCTCATTCTAATTCCCAAATATCCACGTCATTTGAGGTGAAGAACTGCTACAGATGACGCTTTCAATATAAAACAAGAAGTTTCCTTCAGAACAAGTGGCATTTGTTCAGGGACACTCCGTCGAGGGTAACACCTGCTGTGACGTGATGCTGGCCAGAGCCCCGGGGGTGCAGGCCCTAATGAGCTCGCTCGCAGAGCATGACATGAGTGACCCGATCCACAGAGGTCGCCGTGCCTACCCTGCCTTCGGCTTCTTAAGAAGAGAGACATACCCAAGGGACTGGGGAGGCCACttcccagctgagccaggagcccgggGATGGACGAAGCGCATGCTGGCTGGGCTGTGTCCCAGCACACGGAGACTCGCCAAGAGCGGCCAAGTCATCGGCTACACGGGCACCTACAGGCGGTAGGGCTGGGTGGGTGCCCCCCCGGGGGCCGGCAGGCCTTCTGCTCCCACAGGAGGCTGGGCCCACGGCAGACCCCACGGGCCTCAGGACCTCACCTTCTCGCCTGTGGCCCTTCCCAACCATGCTTCAGGCTGTTCACTTTCTAGTGGCATTCGGTGGATGCGGACGGTGTCCAGGTGGGTTCTGCGGTCTTAACCGTGACGAGGTGCATGGCATCCAGCCCAGAGGAGGCTCCCACACTTGGAGGGGTTCCCCAGATCCCACCAGGTGTCATAAACACTCCTGAAGCCAAATCACACTTACATGTTAATTAATCCACGCGTCCCATTTGGGTAAATCAAGTAACAGGAGGGAATGGAAGAAACGCCGagtttctccaggaagcctttgtCTGTGTTCAGCACTCTCTTCACCACAATGTTCTCATACGGAAGCAGGTCTAAGATCACCTGGGGAAGGAGAAAGCAATGTCACCTTCGCTGTGGGTGGCCGTGTCTCAGGAAGTGTTACGTTGACCAAGCGCAAAGCCGCATGAGCACAGAAAGCAGAGAAACAACGTCATCTGGAAGAAGCCGTATTTGTCTCCTCTCCAAGCCAGACTGACATTcacatcttcatttttattgcaCTCTCGGGCAACTGAAGGCGACGCCTGGTACAGGCCGTCACGACAGCCTCGCTTAGCGAGCTTACAGAGGATCATCTGTCAGTGAACCCGTTCCGTGCTTTCTGAGCCTGCACGCCCCCCATGCGCCACCTGGCCCTGAGCTGTCCCTCACACGCAAGGCCGCGCACCAGGCGGTGCCTGCCCCACACGTGACATGGGAGGCCAACGGCAGCCCTGCACGGTGCCGCGGCCCCGGTCAGCAGCTGATGAACCAGCAGGCTCCGGGCTGGCCGGCCCTTCCCTCGAGCGGCCCCTGTCCAGCTCTGCTTCGGCTGAAGGCACAGGATGGGGACGTAGAAGGACCACAGGAGTGGCATCTCGGGAGCTACAACAGCGTGAGAGATGACCCTCGAGCCTGGCATGTGCCACCAAGACACTCAGGTGTGGAACCCGCACCTCTGACTCCTTTCAGCAACAGAATCAGCGTGTCCTGAACAGGGGCGTTGCAGAAAGCGCACAGCACACGCCCCACACTCGAGCCGCGGCAGGGCGCCCTCCTGGGAAAGGCCGCAGCCCCCCGCCCTGAGGAGCAGTCCCTGCTCAGGTCTGCGTGCGGAAGGGGGGCGTCTGAGAACACAAGTGCACAGGTGAGAGAGGCAGCCTTGGGACGGCGTGGGGGGTGTCACAGGGGAATGCCAGGTCCTGCTGCCGGGGGCTCCTCCTAGCCCCCCCCAGAATCCTGGTCAGCCACAGAGAAGGTGGCATGACGTCGCCACCCAACTCGGAGGGCACGGGAGGCGTGGTGAGGTGGTCGGGCTGCCAACATCTGCAGCCTGGGCCTGAGCGCGTACCAACGGGAGCTCCCGCCGGGAACACACGGCCTCCGGCCTTCACCCCCTGAGCTCCCAGAGGGGGGGAACACGGCTGGGAGGCAGGCAGCACGGTGAGGAGGAGCAGCGGGGCGCTGGGCATGAGCAGAGTGCGCAGCCCCGCCGGTCAGgggcctcctcccacctctgagGGGAGCTCCCGTCATCCAGGCCGGAGTCCGGTACCAGAGGCAGAGGCTTCAGACCCCACGCGTGAAACGAGAGCAGAACAAAGTTCCACCGCAGAAACGATGTTTTACAGAATCTTGGACTTGGCAAAAAAGTTGAGTGTTCCCAACACAGCCAAGAAAAAATCTTGATGGCGATGCCGATGTGTAAGAAATAGAGGCTCAAGGAAAAGAGGCAGCGTGCCCTGAAAGCTGGGTCTGGGGGGCCCTCTCGGCCCCGGACTGAGGACGAGGCCGCGAGCCTGCCTGCTTCACCCTCAAGGCCCCTTCTCAGTCTTCTCTGCGAACCGGCCAATCCGCTGAGCGACACCACTACATCCCAAAAATTAACGGGAGCGAAACACGGGAACGCCACCGATCAGGAGGAAGCGGTCATTAGCACAGAGGAACCGAATCACAGCACGCGGTGAGACGGGGCAAGACACGGACACGGTACCTCACGGCCGACATAGGAGCTGTTGCTCTCCAACAGGAAGGCCACATAACGGCTGTCACGGCTGTCCATGAGAGAAAGGACGTCACTGGGCCTTTTAAGAGAAACAAAGCGGCTTTTAGTGCTTCCGAGAACGGCGAGCTGGCCATCACACGCCAGCACCCACATCACTTAATGCAAATCCATATTTTACAACATTAAATTCAATTCCTAACATTCCCTTTTTCACGCAACTACGCACCGAACGGGGTCCAGAGGCGGGCAAGCAGGAGGCCTGTCTCCGTCCGTGTGGTTCTGCAGGAAGTCGATCATTGTCCGCCTCACGGTCTGCAGCTCTCGGTCGGGCCCTGCGGGGAGGCAAGCCGCCGTCACCGCTACGTCTGCTCTGTGCAGCGTCACCGCCCCAGGGCCCGGAGGGCACGGCACAGACTCGGCAGGAGGCACCAACAGCCGTCAACAGACCGCGGTGGGCACACACGACAGACCACACGGCGACCAGCGTGGGAGCAAATGGGCACCAGGAGCCAACCTCACGCACACGGCGTGGAGACAGGCGGAAGCACCTCGCTGCATCTACGCCAAGTTCAAAACACGCCGGTAACCCTCATGGAGAACGGCCGTCACCGTGGACTGACCGGGAACACACTGGAGCCTGAGGTGGGCACTGGCTCCCCGGGGGGCTCGCTCATAAAATTCATTAGGTGAGCATGTGGTTTGTGACCTTCTCCAAATCTTTTTTGAGTAaaagagcttacttaaaaaaaaagagatttcacCATCAAATTTAACAAGGAAGGcaaaacacagaataaaaagtCGTTGCCGAAACTACAAA includes:
- the QSOX2 gene encoding sulfhydryl oxidase 2, with protein sequence MAAAGAAAAAAARSQGAPAAEAAAAARARRLSPLLVLLAAAAAGPGAGGAARLYRAGEDAVWVLDSGSVRGATANSSAAWLVQFYSSWCGHCIGYAPTWRALAGDVRDWAAAIRVAALDCAEEENHEVCRAYNIHFYPTFRYFKAFTKDFTTGENFKGPDRELQTVRRTMIDFLQNHTDGDRPPACPPLDPVRPSDVLSLMDSRDSRYVAFLLESNSSYVGREVILDLLPYENIVVKRVLNTDKGFLEKLGVSSIPSCYLIYPNGTRGLINIGKPLRSFFSSYLKSLPDVRKKLLSLPEKPNKEENPEIVVWREFDRSKLYTADLESGLHYLLRVELAAHKSLAGAELRTLKDFVTVLAKLFPGRAPVRKLLETLQEWLANLPLDRIPYNAVLDLVNNKMRISGIFLINHIKWVGCQGSRPEFRGYTCSLWKLFHTLTVEAGTHPEALDGTGLEDDPQALLQTIRRYIHTFFSCKECGEHFEEMAKESMDSVKTADQAILWLWKKHNLVNNRLAGHLSEDPKFPKVPWPTPDLCPACHEEIKGLHSWNEGQVLLFLKRHYSGDNLVDTYAADPGDASEGGGPPQGGERERGLASPEKPQGEQHAKSLRPPSMLPPRPHLPDGSQLGLDGRLQSASGAEGRREAEAAVPFLGMGFSSLDMSLCVVLYVASSLFLMVMYFFFRVRSKRWKVRHHRPSV